The nucleotide window CTGTTCTACAAACTGCTCAAGTCCAGGGCGGTGATCGAGGATCAGGGCCGCTACCATTTTCTGGTCGAGCAGCACCCGTTCAAGGACGTGCTGCTGCCCCTGGACGCGAATGCGAGCATGACGTCGCGCAAGTTCTATGTGTTCCAGGTGTGCCGGTCGTTCGAGGAAAATGGCTTCGATGCGGTGATGCTCCCGTGCTTCGCCAGCCATACCTTCCGTGCCGAAATCGAGGAGGAGCTGGGCATTCCCGTGCTGGACATGATGGCGGCCCTGGCCCGGTACGTCAGGCGCACCGTCCAGCCGGGGACAACGTTGGGTGTCATCGGCTCCGACTTCGTGCGCCACTGTGGATTGTTCGAGCGTTACTTCGCGCAGGACTTCCGGATCGTTTACCCCGAAGCCGAGGCTCAATCGGCGTTGATGGAGGCCATGTACGGCCTCGACGGCATCAAGGACGGTCACCTGGAGGGCGCGCCGCTGGAGGCGCTGCATCAGGCGTGTCTGTCATTGCAGGCCCAGGGGGCGACGGTGATGCTGCCCGGCATGACCGAGCTTTCACTGGTCTGTGCCGACCTGCAGCGACGGGGAATGGCCGTGCTGGACATCAACTCGATCTACGCTGACTTCGCGACCCAGCAGCGGACACCGCCAAGTCGACCGTCTTTCAAGCTGGGCATCATGGGCGGCGTCGGGCCCGCCGCCACGGTGGACTTCATGGCCAAGGTGGTGGCCCATACTCCGGCGGACAGGGACCAGGATCATATCCGGATGGTGGTCGAGCAGAACCCGCAGATACCGGACCGGACGGCCAGCCTGCTGCGGGGTGAAACCGATCCGACCCTGGCGATGTATGCCACCTGCAAGCGTCTCGAGAGCGCCGGTGTCAACGCCATCGCGATCCCCTGCAACACCGCCCATGCCTTTGTCGAACGCATCCAGACGAACCTGCGGGTGCCCATCGTGAACATGTTGAGCGAGACGGTGGAGTGGATCCTGCACCGGCACGGGGCGGGCAAGGTCATCGGGCTCCTGGCGACTTCCGGTACGGTACAGAGCCAGGTCTATCACCAGGCCGCACGCCGCGCCGGGCTGCAGATCCTGACACCGGGGGTCGATTATCAGGCCATGGTCATGGATGCCATCTACGGGCCGCGGGGAATCAAGGCCGGTTTCACCGACGGGCTGTGCAGGGAACAGCTGCTGCTGGCGGCTGAGCACTTGTGCGAACTGGGGGCAGGGGTGCTGATTCTGGGGTGT belongs to Pseudomonas sp. B21-028 and includes:
- a CDS encoding amino acid racemase is translated as MKVKAKSTQQAPAVRKLGIIGGLGSLAGGDLFYKLLKSRAVIEDQGRYHFLVEQHPFKDVLLPLDANASMTSRKFYVFQVCRSFEENGFDAVMLPCFASHTFRAEIEEELGIPVLDMMAALARYVRRTVQPGTTLGVIGSDFVRHCGLFERYFAQDFRIVYPEAEAQSALMEAMYGLDGIKDGHLEGAPLEALHQACLSLQAQGATVMLPGMTELSLVCADLQRRGMAVLDINSIYADFATQQRTPPSRPSFKLGIMGGVGPAATVDFMAKVVAHTPADRDQDHIRMVVEQNPQIPDRTASLLRGETDPTLAMYATCKRLESAGVNAIAIPCNTAHAFVERIQTNLRVPIVNMLSETVEWILHRHGAGKVIGLLATSGTVQSQVYHQAARRAGLQILTPGVDYQAMVMDAIYGPRGIKAGFTDGLCREQLLLAAEHLCELGAGVLILGCTELPLVLEHGEAFEINGHTVALVDPTMILALKCIALAK